The Fulvivirga maritima genome segment TTGCCACCATCTACCACTAATACTATATGGTTATAGCTACCCACGTTGTGACTTGTGGTAGTGCTAGACCTGGCAGATGCCCCCCCCGAGGTCATCCAAGAAAACCAAGTCTGACCATTATTTCTTAAAGAAAGCCCCCACGATGCTTTGCCGCTTTCTATGGCTGCCGGATTTGTAGCTGTTGCTATTACAGACCGATCTCCCCCTGCAATTTGCACCCACGCAGAGATAGAAAATGTATTATTGTTGGTGAAAAAGTCCTTTTGAGGACCCAGATTTATATAATCATTTACACCATCAAATGCTGCAGCTATTCCTGTATCATTATAACCTACACTGTATGTAAGGTCTCCGTTAACGGTACCATCATGCCCGTGGCCCGAATAATCCTTAGCATCTCCATTAAGAGGATAGTAGCCCATCAGGCCATCGGTATTACCTGTTGATCCTCCATCGTCTTTTACCTGAAAAGTAAAGGAGGTGTAGCCAGTACCATTTTCATCTGCGGCTGGCTCAAAAGAAAGCAGTGACCTATCTGTATAATAAACGAAAGCTTTTGCTGCTACCCCATCATACTTTAGCGTACCTTTTTCAGGCAGAGCGGTAATAATGAATGATTCATAGTTGTCGCCATCATCGTCTGAGAAGGTAATATCTTTAGCTGAAAAACTGTAGCTTTTATCTTCATCCATAGTAATAGTCTGATCTGAAGAGACAGGACTCTTATAGACTTTTTCTATGGTAATGCTAAAAGTAACATGAGCTGAAGAGTCCACTCCGCCATGAGCAGTTCCACCATTATCTTTCAAGACCACATCCACAACAGCCACTCCAGAAGCGTCATTAGCTGGCGTATAAGTTAATGTGCCATTAGCATCAATTGCGGGAGGTACACTAAATAATGCTGTATTATCATTAGACAAATTAAAATTTAAAGATTGCGAAGTTTCTTCAGCCGATCCTTTCTTAATTTCAGTCGCCCAATTTTTAATCTCTTGTGCTCCTGCCCCTTCAATTGTTCTTTGGTTGGCACCGGCAGTAAAAGATGGTGCATCATTAATTTCATAGCCTAGCGTAATATATCTGGTACTGTTGGCTGGTATTAGCGATGTGGATATCCCTGTAATACTTATCAGGCCGGTATTATTAGAAAAAGTAATACCATCTGCAGCTCTAACTATTGTTGCATCAGTGAAGTCTCCATCATCATCAATTAACAAAAATAATTTATCGGCATTGATAGTTTTAAGATCATTTATATTGGCGACCTTCATATCCAGACTGTAATTATCTAAAAAATTGGTATTTACCAATTTCCACTCTCGTTCTATTCTGGCATTACCATCTGGCAAGTCTAGATTACCTGCTGAGGTAGTATGCATAGCCCCTCCATCATGAGCCAGAATAATGGATGAAATGTCATTGGAAATTGTTGAGGAATTTGCTCTATTAGTGACTTCCAGTGTTCCCAGGTAAATCCGAGTAGAATCGTCTGCTGTTTTAGATTGCTTTTGATATAAACTGCTGGCGTCATCTCGGGTTACATTCAAGACATCAACATTGTAGTTAGCATCAGCAGCCCTCAAGGTAGTGCCATCGCTGGCCAGATATGATCTTGTTTTATCAAGTACCACTCCATACTTAAGAGCCATGTAAGATTCTAATTTTGCACGCTCGGTGTCAGATAATTTGTCATTGACCATAATTATTTCAGCAAGTTTTCCATAAAAATACCTGCCTCCATCATTGTCTATTGCAGCGCTTTTGGATGATCTACCTATCGTGAATGGTCCGGAACTACCATCATGCGTAGGGCTGGAAGCGATGACTGAACTCGACATGCTTTCTAATGATGGGATGGCTACTGATTCTATCGTTTCGCCATTAATTATTAATGATTGTGTATTTGTAAAATCATATTCTACCCCAACAACTACTGACTTCGCGATCTTTTCATTAAGAGGTGACTTACTTGTTGCTACACCGTGGAAATCCGTAGGGCTGTAAAACAAATAAGCATCAGAACCTACAGCAACACCATAACCTTCATTACCTAAAAAACCATGATCTATTACATAAGGGGATGTTTTTAAAGGATCATCATAAGGTTCTACCACCATATATATGGATAAGGCAGCACCTGTTCCATATATAAAATCATCATAAAAATCCAGCGCGTCGTCACTTCCGTCAAATTCAATAGCAGGGTTATAATTGATACCTTCAGCCAAAAAGGTAGGAGGTGTATTAAGCTGATGAGAAGTAGCTGCATTTGATCGGTAACCAGACCTGTCTTTCCATGACAATACCTGATCACCATCCTGTGCTTCACTCATACCTGCCTTGTACGAGTTTTTATCTTTATACACATACTGATCAGCTTTGAGCCAAAGCACTACAGGAGAAGTCAAGCCAGCTAAGCCCCCCCCCTTCTATATTTACATTTAGTACATAGTCACTAGCACTATATTCATTTCCATTGTACACTTTAAAAGTAAAGCTAGAATACGCAGAACCATCTTCATTTTGCAATGGAGAATAAGTCAATTTACTTATATTCGCTTCGGCTATTTCAAAATCCAATCCTGAAATCTCTGAAGCAGTTAGCTGTGAGCCGTTATAAGAGAGGGTTCCTTTTGAGGGCAAACTAGTGATAAGGATACCCGCAAAAGGATTCCCATCAGGGTCATTAAAATCACTCGAGAAATCAGTAGAACTAAATGTTTTAGTGGTGTTCTCCGCCATATAAATATCCGTGTCTTCAGCTGTAGGACTATGGCTAGTGAGCAAAAAAAAGGCAGATTCATGAATTCTATCATATTCAACAATTATTTGACCCACACTTTTGGAAAAGTTTAATAATTGAAGGCTGTCTTCGACTCCCCCTCTTACAAGTCCCAAAGGTGAAATAACATCACCTGAATGAATTGACCTGTCAAGGATAGTTTTCACATCTTCTTTAGAAATCATACTCTCATTATTAGAAATATAATGACTCCTTTTAAAGGAAAATATGCCGATATCCTCATAATCAGCATAATGTTGGTTTTTATTGGCTAGCTGCGCATAAACTATATTTTGTAAAGAAACAAGCAATGCAAACGTGGAAATAACGTTTATCATTTTAAAAAAAGATCTTTGAGATATGCCTAGTATAAATTTATTTACTATCATGAGTTTCAGGTCCAGCACCTCAAGAGAGGCGCTTATGATAAAATACTGCTTTAGTAATTTAAAGTGTTGATTTGGTTAAAGCTGAAAATCAGCACAGGTCGTAATAATTAAGTAAATGCACTAATCAGATAATATGTGCCTTTTGTATAAAAACTTTGTTTCAAAGTATTGAACCAATGACAACCTTTGGCCAGGATGGCCGTTATCATACAAGAGAGTAATAATGCGAGCAAACACTTCCTGCAGAATAGAAAGTGTTTCATAGATAATATTTGTTTTCATTTCAAAACTGGTTAGGCTTTAATCTTTATCAGCTAACTTCAAACTCCACACATACCTAACCCTTTAGAATTCAAAGCCAACAGAAAACATTAAGGAACTTACAGAAGGCAAAATTCGTACTCAAACGATTTAGCAAAAAACAAACCCTATAAATAATTGAAAATCAACACCTTAATAATTTTTAAAGAAAGGTGCCAAAATGAATAAAATCCCAATTTGGGATTTTATTCATCTATTACATCCCAAATAGAGATTACGAACGCATTACGTTTCAATCAATTTATGATGAAATTAAGGATCAATATTTAAGCTAAAACATCTTCAAGTACTTACAACCGCCACACCTCTATTTAGCTAGCCACATACTTTACCCCGGATTTTTACCTCACCGATAATCACGAGCAACCAGTTGCAAAAAAAATTATAAAAAAAAGGAGAAAGACGAATCTCACTCCTTTTTAATTAAACTATAAATTATAACTATACTTCTACTTTAGTTTCTTTTTTTAAACCATTCTTTGGCCTGATCGATGGTTGAAAACATACCAATATGCAAGGTCTTGCCTCCATATTTTGTAGACTGATTCATATAATTCTTCACAGCCATTTCTCCAAACACATTCTCCGGCACAATAAAAGCTACATACCTAACTCCTGCCTCCAAGGCTTTAGGGTTCCAGTGAGTTGCCACCCAATCAGTATCCTCCTTCTGCTGTACAGAGTGAGACCTAGTGTCTGCCAACCACATAATATCTTTTCCTTCCGGTTTGTACTGAATGCAGTATTCTAATCCTTTTAATAAAAAGGCGCGAAATTCATCACTCTTCATAAATCCAGTAAACCTACCAATAACACACGGAGCACTTTCATCATACTCCAAAACACCCTTGCTTTTTTCTAAAAGAACCATAACTTCTTAATTTAATTTACTACTTAGTTTTTAAGTTTTTTTATTGTTGGTAAAAATGACTCAGTAATCAACGCAAATGGCAAGTCTAATAACTTGAAAACCGACTGTCTATTCCATATTGGCAAAGACAAGATATACTCCTGCCTACGCGCAAAACGCCCTTCTGGGCTATATGCCATAAAGGGAAGGTGAGCCATATTAAACATACTAATAGCGAAAGGAGACCTTGTAATACCAGGGTTGTTATACAAAAGATTCTCCCCGATAGGCTTATCTCCCAGCTCATCAAATAATGATTTATATGCCGTATACATTTTCAACGGCACTACTGTACGCGCATACACTTGCGGATGCTCGTCGCCCAGAAGAAAAATTTGCCTTATATAAGCATATTCTCCTCTTAAATACTGTTTTTCATATTCGGTAAGGCGCCCAATCCCTTCACTTATCCTCACTAATTCAAAGGTTTCATAAGTACGCCTAATACCATCACTCAGCTTGTAAGCAGCTGGTGTAAGCCAATCATAAACATTATCAGGAACATCACTATTAGACAGCTCGCTGACATCCACCCAGTTTTGAATCTTTGTTGTTTTCATATGCCTTTTTTTGCTATCATTCCAACTCTCTCTTTTCCATCATACCTAATCCAGTCAGGCAAATGGTTATTAGGATCTCCAAAAACGAATAATTGTTCTATATCGAATAATGGAGAAAACACTCT includes the following:
- a CDS encoding chorismate--pyruvate lyase family protein, which gives rise to MKTTKIQNWVDVSELSNSDVPDNVYDWLTPAAYKLSDGIRRTYETFELVRISEGIGRLTEYEKQYLRGEYAYIRQIFLLGDEHPQVYARTVVPLKMYTAYKSLFDELGDKPIGENLLYNNPGITRSPFAISMFNMAHLPFMAYSPEGRFARRQEYILSLPIWNRQSVFKLLDLPFALITESFLPTIKKLKN